CGGGCGGGAGCGCGAGGTGCTCGGGCTGGTCGGCGCCGGGCTGTCCAACGCGGAGATCGCCCAGCGGCTGTTCCTGGTCGAGGGCACCGTCAAGGCGTATGTCAGCGCGATCCTCGCCCGGCTGGGCTTCAAGAACCGCGTCCAGGCGGCGATCCTCGCCCACGAGGCGGGCCTGGTCCCGGCGTCATGACGCCGTGGAGGCGCCCGGACGCCCGGCAGTTGCACGCCCGGCGGTTGTACGCCCGGGCCCCCGGGCTGGTGCTCTGGCTCCTGGTGTGCGGTCCGCCGGCCCTCGCCTTCGGCTCCCTCGCCCACACGCATCTGTGGGCCACCGCGGCCGCCTTCCCGCTGCTCGGCGTCTGTGTGCTGCTGCGCAGACGCCGGCCGCTGACGGCGCTGGCGCTGCCGATCGCGCCGAGCCTGGTGATCTCGCTGGATCTGTTCACCGTCGCCTACTGCGCCGCGCTGGCCGTGTTCGGCTATCTGGCCGGTATCCGGATGCCCCGGGCCCGCCCCGCGCTGTGGTTCTTCTCGGCGGTGGCGGCCGGCGGGCTGCCGCTGTCCGCGGTCGTGGGCCGCACGGTGTGGCCGTGGTTCTCCCTGCTGCTGACGCTGCTGCTCAATGTGATGCTGCCGTGGCTGCTGGGCCGCTACCGCCGGCAGTACGCCGAACTGGCCCGTACCGGCTGGCAGCTCGCCGAGCGGATGGAGCGCGAACAGCAGGCCGTCGCCGACCGCACCCGGCTGCGCGAACGCGCCCGGATCGCGGGCGACATGCATGACTCCCTCGGCCATGACCTGGCCCTGATCGCCCTGCGGGCCGGGGCGCTGGAGGTCGATCCGCGGCTGGACGCGGACCGTCAGGCCGCGGCCGGTGAGCTGCGGGCCGCCGCCGGGACGGCGACCGAACGGCTGCGCGAGATCATCGGCGTGCTGCGCACGGATGACGAGAGCGCGCCCCGGGTACCGGCCGACGAGAGCGTCGAGCGGCTGGTGGACCGGGCGCGGGCGTCCGGCATGACGGTGACTCTGGAGGAGGCGGACGACACCGGGGCCAGGACGCTTCCGGCCATGACCGGACACGCCCTGCACCGTGTCGTCCAGGAGTCGCTGACCAATGCCGCCAAACACGCGCCCGGCGCGGCCGTCCGGGTGCGGATCGGACGGGCCGCCGGGCAGGTGCGGGTCACCGTGGCCAACACCGCACGGCCGGACGGGCCGGCGGCCGATCCGGTCTCCGGCGGCAGCGGGCTGGTGGGCCTGGACGAGCGGGTACGGCTGGCGGGCGGCACGCTGCGGGCCGGCCCCGCCCCGGAGGGCGGCTTCACGGTCTCGGCGCGGCTGCCGACGGCCGGCGGCACCCCGGCAGAACCTCTTGAGCGACCCGAACCCACCGCGGCGGAACGGGAGTTGGACCGTGCCCAGCGGCAGGTGCAGCGAAGGCTCCGGCAGACGGTGATCGTCCCGCTGGCACTGCTGGCGGCCCTGGTGGTGCTGACCAGCACCTTCCACCTGGTCAGCCCGTCCTGGACGGTACTGGAGCGGGAGCACTACGACGCGCTCCGCCTCGGCGCCGACCGCTCCCGGATGGATTCCCTGCTGCCGTTCTTCGCACTGGACGCCCCACCGGACGGCACCCCGCCGCCCCCGCACGGCTGGACCTGTGAGTACTACAGCGTCCGCCCCGGCTCCGACACCGCCTACGAGCTCTGCTTCACCGACGGCGACCGGCTGGTCAAGAAGAGCGTGGTGCACCGGCGGGACCGCTAGGGGGTGTCCGGCGGGCCGGCGTCGGCCCGCCCACCGGCCGGGCCCTGGGCCGTGCCGTCCCGCAGGCCGTCCCCCCGGCCCCACAGTTCCCGCAGCGCCGCATTGACCTCCGCCGGCCGCTGGGTGTGCGGGTAGTACCCGGGCACCACGAGATGGCCGGCGCCGATCGCCTCGGCGAGGAACTCCGCGCAGGCGATCAGCGGTTCGCCCGCGTACTCCTTGTAGAGCGGGGGCGCGCCCGCCCAGTCCCCGGAGATCAGCAGTTTCGGCCAGGGCGCGGCCGCCAGCGGCTCCAGCGGGATCTCGGCGTCCCAGCAGGGGCGTTCGGCCATCGACGAGGCGGCGGCCCGCAGCCGCTGCGGGGTGGGCTCCGGCGCGGGCATGCCGAGCGCCTCGGTGGAGGCACGCAGGAATTCCTCCGGCGGATAGTCCTCGGGCAGCTGTGTGGTGGCCTTACGGGCCCGCTCCAGTGCTGCCGCGACCACCGGGTGGCCGGCCGCGGGCCGTAAGGCGCCGGGCTGGATGAGGGTGAGCGAGCGCACCAGATCGGGCCGGCGCGCGGCGGCGACCAGCGCGCTCACCCCGCCGTACGCATGCCCGACCAGATGGCCGCCGTCGCCCAGCAGCCGGATGAGGTCGTCGGCGTCCGCCTCGTAGTCGCTGTGGGCGATATCGGGGCTGCGGCCGTAGCCCCGGCGGTCCATCAGCAGCAGGCGGTAGCGGTCGGCGAGCGGACGTTGCGCCGCGAAGCCATAGCGCTCGTCGTCGCCCCAGGTCAGAATCCCGTGGGCGAACACGGCCCGCGGCCCCCGTCCCGCCGTCCCGTCCCATTGCGTCACATGTACGTCGTCCATGCCCGTCCCCTCCCCACGGCCACCGGCCGCCATGCCGTACCCACTCGCCCGGACCGGCCCCCTCCGAGGCCGAATCCGCAGACGACATCATCAACTGAGCCGATATTCAGGGCAGTTGAGCGTTTCCCACGCCACCCGAGACCCTCCCTACCGAGGCGTCCGCCGATATGGCCGATTCCACCCCCTCATGCGCTCTTGTACGGACCACCTCCTGGAGAGAGGCTGCGGTGTGGCGCCGATGGGCCCCGGCGCGGCACCGGACATCCGCACACCGCAACTCCGCTGTGATCACACCGAGTTGAGGAGGCGAACGCCGACCGTGTCAGCGCAGCGCCGCAGTCGCCCGCGCGGGGGCGGGAAGGCGTCCGCCGGGCCGCGGCGGAACCGGGATGACGGACCGGTGGGCAGCCTTCCGCCCCATTTCCCGGCCGTCACCCGCGGGAGAGGTTCTCGGGTACGCCCGTCACCCGCACCGCACACCCGCACAGGATTCATCGGGGGAACCACCGACCGGAGGCCGGGGGAGCACCGACCCGCCCCGCCGTGCCATCCGCCAGCCGAGTGAAAGCGGACAGGAGCGCCCATGCCCGCACCCGGTCCGCCCGCTGCGGAGCGGATACAAAGGACAAAACCCCGCAAAGCATCACAAGCCCAGGTGAGCCCATGATCGGTCGCATTCCTGTTCTGGACATCCGCCCGCAGATCGATTGCGGCCGCCGCCCGGCGAAGGCCGTGGTGGGTGAGACCTTCGAGGTCTCGGCCACCGTCTTCCGCGAAGGGCATGACGCCGTCGCGGCGAATGTGGTGCTGCGCAACCCGGCGGGCCGCTGCGGCCCCTGGACACCGATGCAGGAGCGGGCTCCCGGCTCCGACCGGTGGAGCGCCGAGGTCACCCCCGCCGTCGAGGGCCGCTGGACGTTCACCGTCGAGGCCTGGTCCGATCCGGTCACCACCTGGCGGCGGCATGCCGCCATCAAGATCCCGGCGGGGATCGACACCGAGCTGATGCTCGCCGAGGGCGCCGAGCTCCATGAGCGGGCGGCAGCGGAGGTCCCCAAGAGCGACGGGCGCGAGGCGGTGCTCGCCGCCGTGGACGCACTGCGCAACGCCGGGCTGCCCGCCGCGACCCGGCTGGCCGCCGCGCTCTCCCCCCAGGTCACCGAGGCGCTGGCGCGCCATCCGCTGCGCGAACTGCTCACCGTCTCGCGCCCGATGCCGCTGGTCGTCGAGCGCCGGCGGGCCCTGTACGGGTCGTGGTACGAGCTCTTCCCGCGCTCCGAGGGCGCCGCCGTCACCCCGGACGGCACGGCCGTCAGCGGCACCCTGCGCACCGCCGCCGAGCGGCTGCCGGCCGTCGCCGCCATGGGCTTCGACGTGGTCTATCTCCCGCCCGTGCACCCCATCGGCACCGCCTTCCGAAAGGGCCCCAACAATGCGCTGTCGGCCGGCCCGGACGACGTCGGCTCCCCCTGGGCCATCGGCTCACCGGCCGGCGGCCATGACGCCCTCCATCCGGACCTGGGCACCTTCGACGACTTCGAGCACTTCGTCCGCACCGCCCGCGACCTGCGGATGGAGGTGGCCCTGGACTTCGCGCTGCAGTGCTCCCCGGACCACCCCTGGGTCACGCTGCACCCCCAGTGGTTCCACCACCGCGCGGACGGCTCGATCGCCTACGCCGAGAACCCGCCGAAGAAGTACCAGGACATCTACCCCCTCGCCTTCGACACCGACTTCCGCGGGCTGGTCCGCGAGACCGAACGCCTGCTGCGCTTCTGGATGGCCAAGGGCGTACGGATCTTCCGGGTGGACAATCCCCACACCAAGCCGGTGGCCTTCTGGGAGAAGGTGATCGGCGAGATCAACCGCACCGATCCGGACGTGCTCTTCCTCGCCGAGGCGTTCACCCGCCCCGCCATGCTGCACACCCTCGCCCGGATCGGCTTCCACCAGTCGTACACCTACTTCACCTGGCGCAACACCAAGGAGGAGCTGACCGACTACCTCACCGAGCTGACCGGCGAGAGCGCCTCCTATCTGCGGCCGAATTTCTTTGTGAACACCCCGGACATCCTGCACGCCTACCTCCAGGAGGGCGGCCGCCCCGCCTTCGAGGTACGCGCCGTACTGGCCGCCACCCTCGCCCCCACCTGGGGGGTCTACGCCGGATATGAGCTCTGCGAGTCGGTGCCGGTACGCCGCGGCAGCGAGGAGTACCTCGACTCGGAGAAGTACCAACTCAGGCCGCGCGACTGGGATGCGGCGGCCAGGGAGGGGCGCACCATCGCCCCCCTGATCACCGCGCTCAACCGCATCCGCCGCCGGCACCCTGCCCTGCAGCAGCTGCGCAATCTGCAGTTCCACCACGTCGACAACGAGGCCGTCATCGCCTACTCCAAGCGCGAGGGGCACGGCGACCGGGCCGACACGGTGCTCACGGTGGTCAACCTCGACCCGCACCACACCCACGAGGCGACGGTGTCGTTGGACATGCCGGAACTCGGCCTCGGCCGGCACGAGTCCTTCCCGGTGCGCGACGAGCTCACCGGCGATACCTACCACTGGGGCAGGGACAACTATGTGCGCCTGGAGCCGGGCCGCTCGCTCGCGCCCGCCCATGTGCTGTCGCTGCGACCGTCCTCACCGATCGGAGGGTCACCCAATTGATCGTCAATGAGCCTGTCCCCGACACGTTCGAGGACACCCCGGCGAAGGACCGCGATCCCGACTGGTTCAAACGGGCCGTTTTCTACGAAGTCCTGGTGCGCTCCTTCCAGGACAGCAATGGCGACGGAATCGGCGACCTCAAGGGCATCACGGCCAAGCTCGACTATCTGCAATGGCTGGGGGTGGACTGCCTCTGGCTGCCGCCGTTCTTCAAATCCCCGCTGCGGGACGGCGGTTACGATGTCGCCGACTACACCGCGGTGCTCCCCGAATTCGGCGATCTGGCCGACTTCGTGGAATTCGTGGACGCCGCGCACCACCGCGGTATGCGGGTCATCATCGACATGGTGATGAACCACACCAGCGACCAGCACCCGTGGTTCCAGGAGTCACGCACCGACCCCGAAGGGCCGTACGGCGACTATTACGTCTGGGCCGACGACGACAAACAGTATGCCGACGCGCGCATCATCTTCGTCGACACCGAGGCCTCCAACTGGACCTTCGACCCGGTCCGCAAGCAGTACTACTGGCACCGCTTCTTCTCCCACCAGCCGGACCTCAACTATGAGAACCCGGCGGTCCAGGAGGAGATGATCTCCGCCCTGCGCTTCTGGCTCGACCTGGGGATCGACGGTTTCCGGCTGGACGCGGTGCCGTACCTCTACGCCGAGGAGGGCACCAACTGCGAGAATCTGCCCGCCTCGCACGGCTTCCTCAAGCGGGTCCGCGCCGAGATCGACGCACATTACCCGGACACCGTGCTGCTGGCCGAGGCCAATCAATGGCCCGAGGACGTCGTCGACTACTTCGGTGATTACGGCGTCGGCGGCGACGAATGCCATATGGCCTTCCACTTCCCGGTCATGCCGCGCATCTTCATGGCGGTACGGCGCGAATCGCGCTATCCGGTCTCGGAAATCCTCGCCAAGACCCCGGCGATTCCGTCCGGCTGCCAGTGGGGCATCTTCCTGCGCAACCACGACGAGCTGACCCTCGAAATGGTCACGGACGAAGAGCGCGACTACATGTACGCGGAGTACGCCAAGGACCCGCGGATGCGCGCCAATATCGGTATCCGCCGGCGACTGGCCCCGCTGCTCGACAACGACCGCAATCAGATCGAGCTCTTCACGGCCCTGCTGCTGTCCCTGCCGGGTTCGCCGATTCTCTATTACGGCGACGAGATCGGCATGGGCGACAACATCTGGCTCGGCGACCGGGACGCGGTGCGCACCCCGATGCAGTGGACGCCGGACCGCAACGCCGGCTTCTCCTCCTGCGACCCGGGCCGGCTCTTCCTGCCGACCATCATGGATCCCGTCTACGGCTACCAGGTCACCAATGTCGAGGCCGCGATGAGTTCGCCCTCCTCGCTGCTGCACTGGACCCGGCGGATGATCGAGATCCGTAAGCAGAATCCGGCGTTCGGGCTCGGCAGCTATACCGAGCTGTCCTCCACGAATCCGGCGGTGCTGGCCTTCCTGCGGGAGGCGCCGGGCACCGGCGGCGCGGACGACGACCTGGTGCTGTGCGTGCACAACTTCTCGCGCTTCGCCCAGCCCACGGAGCTGGACCTGCGGTCGTTCAGCGGCCGCCATCCGGTGGAACTCATCGGCGGGGTGCGCTTCCCGGCCATCGGGGAGCTGCCGTATCTGCTGACCCTCGCGGGCCACGGGTTCTACTGGTTCCGGCTGCGCAGAAACGCGGGTTAGCCGGTGCCCTGACCGGCACGGGCGCCGGGACGACGCCCGTACGCGGCCACATGGCGCGTACGGGCGTTTTTTGACCTTTCGCTCGGGCAGTCTCCCTACTACCGCACGGGCCGGGTGAGCCTCGTCGGCCCCCCGGGCCGGGAGGGGACCGCCGCGCAGCGGAGCAGCGCACGCCGGAAGACCGCTGCCGTACGGACGATCCCGCCCGAGGGTCCCCGGACTCCGTCTGGGGGTACCCCCACCGCGCCGCCGCACAGTCAAGGCCGCATTCCGGGACACTTTGCCCTATATGTCGTGTGCCCGGGGAAAGGACGCGACGCCATGTCGGACACCGCCTCGACCCGTGCCACCCGAAACACCCCTGATCGACGCCCGCTCGTCTCCGCCCCCGATCTGCTGTCCTCGCTGGCCCCCCTGCTCGCCGACTGGGTGCCACGCCAGCGCTGGTTCGCCGGCAAGGGACGGCTGATCACCGGCTTCACGCTGCTCTCGGCGACCGAGCTGCTGCCGTGCACGGGCGACGGCACCGCACCGGGCCTGCTGCAACTGCTCGTCCGCGCCCAGCAGAGCGCACCACCGAGCCGTACGCCGTCCGGCGGCGACTGCTACCAGCTCCTGCTGGGGGTGCATCCGGCGCCGCCGCCCCAGCTGGCGCCCGCGGTGATCGGACGCCCCGGCGGGGGCCCACTGCGCGGCCGCACCGTCTATGACGCGCTCCTCGACAGCCGGCTCTGCGGGCTGCTGCTGGAGCGGCTGCGGGTCCCTGGCCGGCTCGGCGCGCTGCGCTTCTGCCGTGAGCCCGACGCCGACATCCCCTCCGGGCTGCCGGGCCGGCCGATCGCCGTCGAGCAGTCCAACTCCTCGATCGTCTACGGCGATTCCTTCATCCTGAAGGTCTTCCGGCGGATCGAGCCGGGCATCAACCCGGACCTGGAACTGCCGCGGGCGCTCGCGGACGCCAAGTGCGCGCGGGTGCCCGCGCCCGCGGCATGGTTCGAGTCGGCGGCCGCCGACGAGGACGGCGAGCCGACGACACTGGGCGTGCTGCAGCCCTTCCTGCCGGGCTCGGCGGACGGCTGGAAGCTGGCGCTGAACGCACTGGCCGTACGCGCCGACTTCACCGGCTCGGCGCGGGCACTCGGCCATGCCACCGCCGAGGTGCACACCGCGCTCGCCCAGACGCTGCCGACCACCGAGCTGCGCCGCCCGCAGCTGGAGGTGATCGCCGCCCAGATGAACGAGCGGCTGGCGGCCACCGCCCGCGCCGTGCCCGTGCTGCAGCCCTACCGGGCTCGGCTGCGTACCGCCTTCGACGCGCTGGCCGCGGTCGGCCACGACGGCCGCAGCTGGGCCGCCCAGCGCATCCACGGCGATCTGCACCTGGGCCAGACGCTGCGCTCCGCCGACGAGGGCCGCTGGTCGCTGATCGACTTCGAGGGCGAACCGGCCCGCCCGCTGACCGAGCGGCGCCGGCCGCAGCCCGCGGTGCGCGATGTCGCGGCGATGCTGCGCTCCTTCGACTACGCCGCGCGCAGCGGACCGGCGGGCGGCGACCCCTGGTCGCTGGAGTGGGCGCGGCGCACCCGCGACGCCTACTGCCTGGGATATGCGGAGGCCGGCGGGCTCGATCCGCGCTCCGCGCCCGAACTGATGCGCGCCTATGAGACCGACAAGGCCGTCTACGAAGTGCTCTACGAGGCCCGGCACCGGCCCGACTGGCTGGCCGTCCCGATGGCCGCCATCCGGCGCCTGGCGGCGGGCGGGGAGCGGGCCGTGGGACTGGACGGGACCGGCCCGTCCCGGTCCGCCGGGCCCGACGGCCGGGGGTGAGGGGCCTGGGCCGAACCGCCGCACCACCGCCCGCCCCTGAGCTCCGACCGATTGCCCCGCCCCGAGGAGGCCCTCTCGTGACCGCCCGCCCGTCACCCGCCAATCCCCCGGCCGGAATGGCTCCGCCATCCCCCTCCGGCTCCCCGTCACCCCACACCCCGGCCGGAACGACTCCGTCATCCCCCTCCGGCTCCCCGCCTCCCCGCCCCACCGCTCCCGGCACCGCGCCCGCCCGGGGCGCGGCCGACGACCGCGCGGCGGGGCGGTCCGGCCACGCGGCCACGCCCCGGCCGCCGGCCTCCGGCACCGCGCCGACGGGCCGGAGCACCGCCGGTGCCACCTTCGCCGCCCGGCCGCCCGGCCTCCGGGACACGGCCGCACCGCCCGGCCGGACCGCCGGGCCCGCGGGCCCGCCCCGCGCGGAGCGGCCGAACGGCAGCCACGGGGTCCGGGCCGCCACACCGCTCTCCGACGAGGACCGCGGCCGGCTGCTGGGCGGTGCCCATCACGATCCGCACGGCCTGCTCGGCGCCCACCCCGTACGCGGCGGGCTGCTCATCCGGGTCCTGCGGCCGTATGCGAAGGGCGTCACCGTCCTGGCGAAGGGGCTGCGCGCCGATCTGCCCGCCGAGGGGGACGGGCTGTTCGCCGGGGTGCTGCCGCTGCGCACCGTCCCGGACTACGAGCTGCTGGTCGACTACGGCAACCACACCGTGACCGTGCAGGACCCCTACCGCTTCCTGCCCGCGCTCGGCGAGCTGGATCTGCATCTGTTCGGCGAGGGCCGGCACGAGCAGCTGTGGCAGGCGCTCGGCGCGCGGATCATGGAGCACCAGGGCGTGACCGGCACCCGCTTCACGGTCTGGGCGCCCAACGCGCAGGGCGTGCGGGTCGTCGGCAACGTCAACTACTGGGACGGCACCGGCTTCCCGATGCGCTCGCTGGGCTCGTCCGGTGTCTGGGAGCTCTTCCTCCCGGGCCTCGGCGAGGGCGAGCTGTACAAGTTCGAGATCACCCGGCCGGACGGGTCACGGACCCTACGTGCCGACCCGATGGCCCGGCGGACCGAGTGCCCGCCGGACACCGCCTCGGTCGTGGAGGCGTCGCACTACCGCTGGATGGACGCCGACTGGATGGCCCGGCGCGGCGCGCGCCCCGTGCACGAGGCCCCGTTCTCCGTCTACGAGGTGCATCTCCCCTCCTGGCGCCCCGGCCTCACCTACCGTCAGCTGGCCGATCAGCTCCCCGCCTACGTCAAGGACCTGGGCTTCACCCACGTCGAGTTCATGCCGGTCTCCGAGCACCCGTTCGGCGGCTCCTGGGGCTATCAGGTGACCGGGTTCTACGCGCCCACCGCCAGGATGGGCACCCCGGACGACTTCCGGTTCCTGATCGACGCGCTGCACCGGGCCGGCATCGGGGTGCTGATGGACTGGGTGCCGGCGCACTTCCCGCGCGACGACTGGGCGCTGGCGGAGTTCGACGGCCGCCCGCTCTACGAGCCCCAGGATCCGGCCCGGGCCGCGCACCCGGACTGGGGCACCCTGGAGTTCGACTACGGCCGCACCGAGGTCCGTAACTTCCTGGTCGCCAACGCGGTCTACTGGTGCGAGGAGTTCCATATCGACGGTCTCCGGGTGGACGCCGTCGCCTCGATGCTCTATCTCGACTACTCCCGCGAGGACGGCGGCTGGACCCCGAACGTCCACGGCGGCCGGGAGAACCTCGACGCGGTCGCCTTCCTCCAGGAGATGAATGCGACGGTCTACCGCCGCTGCCCCGGCGTCGTCACCATCGCCGAGGAGTCCACGGCCTGGGACGGCGTCACCCGCGCCACGCACCATGTGGGGCCCGGCGGCTTCGGCGGTCTGGGCTTCGGCCTGAAGTGGAACATGGGCTGGATGCATGACTCCCTCGGCTATGTCTCCAAGGAGCCGGTGCACCGGAAGTACCACCACGGCGAGATGACCTTCTCCATGATCTACGCCTACTCCGAGAACTATGTGCTGCCGATCTCCCATGACGAGGTGGTGCACGGCAAGCGCGCGCTGGTGTCGAAGATGCCCGGTGACTGGTGGCAGCAGCGGGCGAACCACCGGGCCTACCTCGGCTTCATGTGGGCCCACCCCGGCAAGCAACTCCTCTTCATGGGGCAGGAGTTCGCCCAGGGCGCGGAGTGGGCGGAGAGCCATGGACCGGACTGGTGGCTGCTCGATCCCTCGTACGGGGCGGAGGCGGACCACCGGGGCGTACGCGATCTCGTGCGCGAGCTGAACCGCCGGTACGCCGCCACGCCCGCGCTGTGGGAACGCGACACCGATCCGGCCGGTTTCTCCTGGATCGACGGCGAGGCGGGCGAGGACAATGTCTTCCCCTTCCTGCGCTTCGCCGCCGACGGCTCCCCGCTGCTCTCGGTCACCAACTTCTCCCCCGTCGTCCGCCATGCCTACCGGCTCGGCGTCCCCGACCACCTCCCCGCCTGGCGCGAGGTCCTCAACACCGACGACCCGCGCTACGGCGGCAGCGGCGTCGGCAACCCCGGCGTCCTCACGACCGAACCGACCCCCTGGAACGGCCGCACCGCATCCGTCTCCCTCGTCCTCCCCCCGCTGGCGACCCTCTGGCTACGACCGTCCTGACCGCCTCACGGCCGATGGTTGTCGGCGGTCGCGCGGTCGCCCGCCGCACGGTCACGCCGAAGGGGCGGGCGCCTTCTGCGGCACCCGCCCCTTCTCCCCTCCTTGGGCCTGGGTCAGACCTTGGCGGACGTCTTCTCCAGCCCGCCGTCCCGCGGCGCGACGACCTCCGCGGCGACCGGCTCGGCGGGCGCGTCGTCCACCAGCGTCTTCTCGTCGAACGGCACCTGTCCGGCGAGCACGTCCGCCGCCCGGGCCTTGTCGATCTCCTTGGTCCAGGTGCCGATCAGCACGGTGGCCACCGCGTTGCCGGCGAAGTTGGTCAGGGCGCGCGCCTCGCTCATGAAGCGGTCGATGCCGACGATCAGGCCGACGCCGTCGACCAGTTCGGGGCGGTGCGACTGCAGTCCGCCGGCCAGCGTCGCCAGGCCCGCGCCGGTGACCCCGGCCGCCCCCTTCGACGCGATGACCATGAACACCAGCAGCGAGATCTGCTGGCCGAGCGGGAGCGGCTTGCCCATCGCCTCGGCCACGAACAGCGAGGACATCGTCAGGTAGATGGCGGTGCCGTCGAGGTTAAAGCTGTAGCCGGTGGGGACGGTGATGCCGACCACCGGCTTGCTGACGCCCAGGTGCTCCATCTTCGCGATCAGCCGCGGCAGCGCCGACTCCGAGGACGAGGTGGAGAGGATCAGCAGAAATTCCCGGCCGAGGTACTTCAGCAGCAGGAAGATGTTGACACCGGCGACCAGCCGGAGCAGCGCGCCGAGCACCACGATCACGAACAGCAGACAGGTGATGTAGAAGCCGACCATGATGACGGCCAGCGACTTCAGCGCGTCCAGGCCGGTCTCGCCGACCACCGCAGCGATGGCGCCGAAGGCACCCACCGGCGCCGCCCACATGATCATGGCCAGGACCCGGAAGACCAGCTTCTGGATGTGTCCGACACCGCGCAGCACCGGCTCGCCCGCCGAGCCCAGCGCCTGCAGGCCGAAGCCGACCAGCAGCGCCACCAGCAGCGTCTGGAGCACCTCACCCTGGGTGAAGGCGGAGACCAGCGTGGTGGGGATCATGCCCAGCAGGAACTCGGGCAGCGACTCCCCGCCGCCCTCGGTCTGGGCGTGCCCGGCGTGCTTGACGGTCTCGGTCAGATGGAGGCCGGAGCCGGGGTCCAGCAGATTGCCGACGACCAGGCCGATGGCCAGTGCGACGGTGGACATCACCATGAAGTAGCCGAGGGCCAGTCCGCCGACCGCGCCGACCTTGGCGGCCTTCCGCACCGAGCCGACGCCCAGCACGATGGTGCAGAAGATGACCGGCGAGATCATCATCTTGATCAGGTTCACGAACCCGGTGCCGAGCGGCTTGAGCTGGACGGCGACACCGGGGGCGGCGAAGCCCACGATGATGCCGAGCAGCACCGCCCCGATCACGGCGATGTAGAGGTAATGGGTCCGGTCCCGCTTCACCGGCGCGGTCTCCTCGGTGGTGCCCCCACGCGGCGGGGTCTGTGCAGCCACGGCTGCCTCCTCGGTCTACGGCTGTGCGCTGATCTGCGGCTCTGTCACACAACAAGTCCCGGCGACTATGCACGTCGCTGTGGCGCCCGTCACCCTTACGTACATTTCGTTCACGTAAAAGTGACCGTGCAG
This genomic stretch from Streptomyces nigrescens harbors:
- a CDS encoding cation:dicarboxylate symporter family transporter: MAAQTPPRGGTTEETAPVKRDRTHYLYIAVIGAVLLGIIVGFAAPGVAVQLKPLGTGFVNLIKMMISPVIFCTIVLGVGSVRKAAKVGAVGGLALGYFMVMSTVALAIGLVVGNLLDPGSGLHLTETVKHAGHAQTEGGGESLPEFLLGMIPTTLVSAFTQGEVLQTLLVALLVGFGLQALGSAGEPVLRGVGHIQKLVFRVLAMIMWAAPVGAFGAIAAVVGETGLDALKSLAVIMVGFYITCLLFVIVVLGALLRLVAGVNIFLLLKYLGREFLLILSTSSSESALPRLIAKMEHLGVSKPVVGITVPTGYSFNLDGTAIYLTMSSLFVAEAMGKPLPLGQQISLLVFMVIASKGAAGVTGAGLATLAGGLQSHRPELVDGVGLIVGIDRFMSEARALTNFAGNAVATVLIGTWTKEIDKARAADVLAGQVPFDEKTLVDDAPAEPVAAEVVAPRDGGLEKTSAKV
- the glgB gene encoding 1,4-alpha-glucan branching enzyme translates to MTARPSPANPPAGMAPPSPSGSPSPHTPAGTTPSSPSGSPPPRPTAPGTAPARGAADDRAAGRSGHAATPRPPASGTAPTGRSTAGATFAARPPGLRDTAAPPGRTAGPAGPPRAERPNGSHGVRAATPLSDEDRGRLLGGAHHDPHGLLGAHPVRGGLLIRVLRPYAKGVTVLAKGLRADLPAEGDGLFAGVLPLRTVPDYELLVDYGNHTVTVQDPYRFLPALGELDLHLFGEGRHEQLWQALGARIMEHQGVTGTRFTVWAPNAQGVRVVGNVNYWDGTGFPMRSLGSSGVWELFLPGLGEGELYKFEITRPDGSRTLRADPMARRTECPPDTASVVEASHYRWMDADWMARRGARPVHEAPFSVYEVHLPSWRPGLTYRQLADQLPAYVKDLGFTHVEFMPVSEHPFGGSWGYQVTGFYAPTARMGTPDDFRFLIDALHRAGIGVLMDWVPAHFPRDDWALAEFDGRPLYEPQDPARAAHPDWGTLEFDYGRTEVRNFLVANAVYWCEEFHIDGLRVDAVASMLYLDYSREDGGWTPNVHGGRENLDAVAFLQEMNATVYRRCPGVVTIAEESTAWDGVTRATHHVGPGGFGGLGFGLKWNMGWMHDSLGYVSKEPVHRKYHHGEMTFSMIYAYSENYVLPISHDEVVHGKRALVSKMPGDWWQQRANHRAYLGFMWAHPGKQLLFMGQEFAQGAEWAESHGPDWWLLDPSYGAEADHRGVRDLVRELNRRYAATPALWERDTDPAGFSWIDGEAGEDNVFPFLRFAADGSPLLSVTNFSPVVRHAYRLGVPDHLPAWREVLNTDDPRYGGSGVGNPGVLTTEPTPWNGRTASVSLVLPPLATLWLRPS